In the genome of Terribacillus sp. FSL K6-0262, one region contains:
- a CDS encoding aminotransferase class I/II-fold pyridoxal phosphate-dependent enzyme: MSEQHLETACIQGRHKEQRTGAVNVPIYLSSTYHQEGFDAFGPFDYSRSGNPTREALEQKAAELEGGTCAFAFSSGMAAISSAFMLLSAGDHVVVTEDVYGGTYRFVTEILPKFQISHSFVDLTDLDAVEAAIQPNTKVIYLESPSNPRLKVTDIRAVVRLAKQNGCLTFLDNTFLTPLYQQPLSLGVDVAIHSATKFLSGHSDIIAGLLITRDNDLGERLAFIQNTFGAILGAQDSYLLLQGIKTLGARLRQSTETAGRIASYLLEHPLVEDVFYPGLPTHKGRDIHTGQASGNGAVLSFILPSREHAKVFVEQLRIPVFAVSLGAVESILSYPAAMSHAAMPEDERRKRGITDGLLRLSVGLEHAEDLIGDLHQALEAAGRSTEIVKN, translated from the coding sequence ATGAGCGAACAGCATTTGGAAACGGCGTGTATCCAAGGCCGGCATAAGGAACAGCGGACAGGTGCGGTGAACGTGCCGATTTATCTTTCCTCCACTTACCATCAGGAAGGCTTCGATGCTTTCGGTCCGTTCGACTATAGCCGTTCCGGCAATCCGACACGGGAAGCGCTCGAGCAAAAGGCGGCAGAACTGGAGGGAGGGACATGTGCTTTCGCTTTTTCATCGGGCATGGCAGCGATATCTTCTGCATTCATGCTGCTGTCTGCGGGCGATCATGTGGTAGTGACCGAAGATGTGTATGGCGGTACGTACCGTTTTGTGACAGAGATCCTTCCTAAGTTCCAGATCAGCCATTCCTTTGTGGATCTAACCGATCTGGATGCGGTTGAAGCGGCCATCCAGCCAAACACGAAGGTCATTTATCTGGAATCACCCTCCAATCCTCGTTTGAAGGTGACGGATATCCGTGCGGTTGTACGGTTGGCCAAGCAGAATGGGTGCTTGACTTTTTTGGATAATACGTTTTTGACGCCATTGTATCAGCAGCCGCTTTCACTCGGTGTGGATGTAGCCATCCATAGTGCGACCAAGTTCCTTTCCGGGCATAGCGATATCATCGCCGGGCTCCTGATCACCAGGGACAACGATCTGGGAGAGCGGCTTGCCTTCATCCAGAATACATTCGGGGCCATCCTTGGTGCCCAGGATAGCTATTTGCTGCTCCAAGGCATCAAGACGCTGGGAGCAAGGCTGCGTCAGTCGACGGAGACAGCGGGAAGGATAGCATCCTACTTGCTGGAGCATCCGCTTGTGGAAGATGTCTTCTACCCGGGTTTGCCAACCCATAAAGGCCGCGATATACATACCGGGCAAGCCAGCGGGAACGGAGCGGTATTATCTTTCATCCTGCCGAGCAGGGAGCATGCGAAGGTATTCGTTGAACAGCTTCGCATTCCGGTTTTCGCCGTCAGTCTTGGCGCGGTGGAATCCATCCTCTCGTATCCTGCTGCAATGTCGCATGCGGCCATGCCGGAGGATGAGCGGAGAAAACGCGGCATCACAGATGGCCTCTTGCGTTTATCTGTCGGTTTGGAGCATGCAGAAGATCTTATCGGGGATCTGCACCAGGCTTTGGAGGCTGCTGGGCGATCAACAGAGATAGTGAAAAATTAA
- a CDS encoding methionine biosynthesis PLP-dependent protein, with product MGSSLETTFVQIGNRSDEVTGAVNPPVYLSTAYAHGGIGESTGYDYTRTKNPTRAVLEEGFAKLEKGDRAFACSSGMAAIQLVLSLFRSGDSLLVPEDIYGGTYRLFDFYSESYGVTPIYAPFRTVGETAAMITDETKAIFLETPTNPLMQEIDMDAYAQLAKAHGLLLIVDNTFLTPYLQQPITHGADIVIHSATKYIGGHNDVLAGLVVSKGVELSERLSVLHNGIGAVLSPLDSWLLIRGLKTLPLRMRQHQTNAKRIAAYLKEQPKVEDVLYAGKGGMLSFRVKDSKWVDPFLRSLKTITFAESLGGVESFITYPTTQTHADIPLEEREARGICDRLLRFSVGIEEADDLIGDLQQAFQRVDQEVIL from the coding sequence ATGGGAAGTAGCTTAGAGACAACATTTGTACAGATAGGAAACCGAAGTGATGAAGTGACAGGTGCTGTCAATCCGCCGGTTTATCTTTCCACTGCTTATGCACATGGCGGAATCGGGGAATCGACTGGTTATGATTATACCCGGACGAAGAACCCGACTCGGGCTGTTCTGGAGGAAGGATTCGCAAAGCTTGAAAAAGGTGACCGGGCTTTTGCCTGCAGCTCGGGCATGGCAGCGATCCAACTCGTATTATCACTTTTCCGATCCGGAGACTCCCTGCTCGTGCCGGAGGATATTTATGGCGGCACCTATCGACTGTTCGATTTCTATTCGGAATCATACGGAGTGACACCGATTTACGCTCCATTTCGGACAGTGGGAGAAACAGCAGCGATGATTACGGATGAGACAAAAGCGATCTTCCTGGAGACACCTACAAATCCACTGATGCAGGAAATCGATATGGATGCGTATGCGCAACTGGCGAAAGCACACGGTCTGTTGCTGATTGTCGACAATACATTCCTGACGCCTTATCTCCAGCAGCCAATTACACATGGGGCAGATATCGTCATCCATAGTGCGACGAAATATATCGGCGGACATAATGATGTACTGGCTGGACTGGTCGTGAGTAAGGGCGTAGAGCTGTCAGAGCGCCTGTCTGTACTCCATAACGGCATCGGTGCCGTGTTATCCCCGCTCGATTCCTGGCTTCTCATCCGTGGCTTGAAGACGCTGCCGCTCCGAATGCGGCAGCATCAAACCAATGCCAAGCGCATCGCGGCATATTTGAAAGAGCAGCCAAAGGTGGAGGATGTCCTATACGCAGGCAAGGGCGGCATGCTTTCTTTCCGGGTCAAGGACAGTAAATGGGTCGATCCGTTCCTGCGCAGCCTGAAGACCATTACATTTGCAGAAAGCCTTGGCGGAGTGGAGAGTTTCATTACATATCCAACGACACAGACCCATGCCGATATCCCTCTTGAAGAAAGGGAAGCCAGGGGAATATGCGATCGGCTGCTCCGTTTCTCGGTCGGGATCGAAGAAGCGGATGATTTGATCGGAGATTTGCAGCAAGCATTCCAAAGAGTGGACCAGGAGGTCATCTTATGA
- a CDS encoding M20 family metallopeptidase, with product METTKQTLAEVHKELEQDFAEVVEWRRYLHQHPELSFQETETARFIADKLHSFGYEDIQTNIGGYGIVAALSGKETGPTIALRADFDALPIEDEKETAYRSQIPGVMHACGHDGHTAALLGTAKALIKHKDSLKGKVVFLFQPAEEVPPGGAKAMIEDGALDGVDYVYGAHLNSAAPVGKIGVGEGFKMAAVDKFSITIQGKGGHGAAPQEAVDPIVIGSDIVSALQKIVSRRVSPLESAVVTLGVFQSGNAFNVIPDTAKLEGTVRTFNADIRKQVRQQIEAIVSGITSGFGATYSIDYLHGYPALYNHPEETALLQRLFSEQFGEEQVIELETGMGAEDFAYYLQEKPGSFFKVGSRNEDTGTHYPHHHPKFDIDERALLITEKAFTKIVFSLLGS from the coding sequence ATGGAGACCACAAAGCAGACCCTTGCGGAGGTACATAAGGAATTGGAACAGGATTTCGCAGAAGTCGTCGAATGGAGACGATATCTGCATCAGCATCCTGAATTGAGTTTTCAAGAGACAGAAACAGCCCGTTTCATCGCTGATAAGCTGCACAGCTTCGGATATGAGGATATCCAGACAAATATCGGCGGCTACGGCATTGTCGCAGCGCTGTCAGGGAAAGAGACTGGGCCGACGATTGCCCTCAGGGCTGATTTCGATGCCCTGCCGATAGAGGACGAGAAAGAAACAGCCTATCGCTCCCAGATACCTGGTGTGATGCATGCTTGCGGGCATGACGGTCATACGGCTGCACTACTCGGGACTGCCAAAGCATTGATCAAGCATAAGGACAGCCTGAAAGGCAAAGTCGTCTTCCTGTTCCAGCCTGCTGAGGAAGTACCGCCCGGCGGTGCCAAGGCGATGATTGAAGATGGAGCACTCGACGGCGTCGATTATGTCTACGGCGCACATCTTAACTCTGCTGCCCCTGTCGGGAAAATCGGTGTCGGCGAAGGATTCAAAATGGCCGCAGTGGATAAATTTTCGATCACCATCCAAGGAAAAGGGGGGCATGGCGCCGCTCCTCAGGAAGCTGTCGATCCAATCGTCATCGGCAGTGATATCGTAAGCGCCTTGCAGAAGATTGTCAGCCGCAGAGTCAGCCCGCTGGAATCCGCGGTTGTGACACTGGGTGTCTTCCAGTCCGGCAATGCGTTCAATGTCATTCCGGATACAGCCAAATTGGAAGGCACGGTCCGGACATTCAATGCCGACATCCGCAAGCAGGTCAGACAGCAGATAGAAGCAATCGTTTCGGGGATCACGAGCGGATTCGGCGCAACCTATTCCATCGATTACCTGCACGGCTATCCTGCGCTTTATAATCATCCTGAGGAGACTGCTCTTTTGCAGAGGCTGTTCTCCGAGCAATTCGGCGAAGAACAGGTAATAGAGCTTGAAACCGGGATGGGAGCGGAAGATTTCGCTTATTACCTGCAGGAAAAACCCGGCAGCTTTTTTAAAGTTGGCTCCCGCAACGAGGATACAGGCACACACTATCCGCATCATCATCCGAAATTCGACATCGATGAGCGCGCATTGCTCATCACCGAAAAAGCGTTCACGAAAATCGTATTCTCGTTATTGGGAAGCTAA
- a CDS encoding ABC transporter substrate-binding protein, translating to MKKRFALISLGLAATIALFGCSGNSSSSSGASGGEPVEGGDLNVAMTADPDTLDWMYSGESAARKIGWHIYEGLFALDKDYQARPLLADDYTVSDDKKTYTITLRDGLKFHNGQDVTAEDAKASIERWLKVSSVGKITATHVDAVEATDDLTLVITLKDPYAALLTDLAAPKASAVIIPADIAEAAGEQPLTNEQLIGTGPFKFDSWKRGNEIVLSKFKDYQSRKEEDWGGLTGKKTAYLDTIHFKIVKDPQVMLNGLKTDLYDYVQSIPLDLYDVVDTTPNVEPAISSNGYSVITPDKSEAPFDDIKVREALHAALDKEAIAKATYGNSEFYNLDGALFTPDQTALYSDQNIDDFEAYDPDEAKKLLEDSSYDGQPVKIIFSNDHAEYKKIAEIAEQQLEAVGFNVELESYEWATYLEKWSDGANWDMVVVGWSPFFSPNQAGMVSQDSNSSGWYNSERWQELVAQWGEAEDEAAQKEILAELNKTIYDELPFEKVSNLSTLDARTSKLQDYEDWYGPRFWNTWKSQ from the coding sequence TTGAAGAAGAGATTTGCACTTATATCATTAGGCTTGGCGGCTACCATCGCACTGTTCGGATGCTCCGGCAATTCCAGCAGCAGTTCCGGCGCAAGCGGCGGAGAACCCGTGGAAGGCGGCGACTTGAACGTTGCCATGACAGCGGATCCCGACACACTGGACTGGATGTATTCCGGTGAAAGCGCTGCGAGAAAAATAGGCTGGCATATCTATGAAGGCCTGTTCGCCCTCGATAAGGATTACCAGGCTCGTCCTTTACTAGCCGACGACTATACCGTCAGCGATGACAAGAAAACATACACGATCACCCTGCGTGATGGACTGAAATTCCACAACGGCCAGGACGTGACTGCCGAGGATGCCAAAGCATCGATCGAACGCTGGCTCAAGGTCTCTTCCGTCGGTAAGATCACAGCAACACATGTGGATGCTGTCGAAGCAACAGATGACTTGACATTGGTCATCACGCTGAAAGACCCGTATGCCGCTTTGCTCACCGATCTGGCTGCTCCGAAAGCATCTGCTGTCATCATTCCTGCCGACATTGCAGAAGCCGCTGGTGAACAGCCGCTGACAAATGAACAGCTGATCGGTACAGGTCCCTTCAAATTCGATTCCTGGAAGCGCGGAAATGAAATCGTCCTTTCCAAATTCAAAGATTATCAATCTCGTAAAGAGGAAGACTGGGGCGGTTTGACAGGTAAGAAGACAGCTTATCTGGATACGATTCATTTCAAGATCGTCAAAGACCCTCAAGTCATGCTCAATGGATTGAAGACAGATTTATATGATTATGTACAGTCCATTCCGCTTGATTTGTATGATGTAGTCGATACGACACCGAACGTCGAACCTGCCATCTCAAGCAATGGCTATTCCGTCATCACACCGGATAAATCCGAAGCGCCATTTGATGATATCAAAGTCCGCGAAGCACTTCATGCCGCGCTTGATAAAGAAGCCATCGCCAAGGCAACTTATGGCAACAGTGAATTCTACAATCTGGATGGTGCCTTGTTCACTCCGGATCAAACAGCTCTTTACTCAGATCAAAACATCGATGACTTCGAGGCCTATGATCCGGATGAGGCGAAAAAGCTGCTGGAGGACAGCTCTTATGATGGGCAGCCAGTGAAAATCATCTTCTCCAATGACCATGCAGAGTATAAGAAAATCGCGGAGATTGCCGAGCAGCAGCTGGAAGCGGTCGGTTTCAATGTCGAGCTCGAGTCCTATGAATGGGCAACTTACTTGGAAAAATGGAGCGATGGTGCTAACTGGGATATGGTAGTGGTTGGCTGGTCTCCGTTCTTCTCGCCAAACCAAGCCGGAATGGTGAGCCAGGATTCCAACAGCAGCGGCTGGTATAACAGCGAACGCTGGCAGGAGCTTGTCGCACAATGGGGCGAGGCAGAAGATGAAGCAGCCCAAAAAGAAATCCTTGCTGAATTGAACAAGACAATCTATGATGAGCTTCCATTCGAAAAAGTAAGCAACCTTTCCACTTTGGATGCACGTACTTCCAAGCTGCAGGATTATGAAGATTGGTATGGTCCGCGCTTTTGGAATACATGGAAATCCCAGTAA
- a CDS encoding ABC transporter permease, with amino-acid sequence MLNYTIRRLLSVIPVMLVVSIIVFLLVHLTPGNPAFIILGEDASPEAVAQLEEQLGLNEPLYIQFFDWLKQVITGDLGTSVYSSQPVTELIFANFGPTFSLMALSLLFILVISIPIAILIVSLRKTILDPLFTNASLLGVSVPEFWLAILLVLAFGVTFPIFPVAGYIPLSEGFGAWLYHLLLPAFVLALVEIGIIARMLRDSMLDSVNQDYTKTARAKGVRERDVLMKHVFANALIPTTTVLGATVAGLLGGTVIIETLFTIPGIGQLLIDSIHRRDYPVIQGVVLFIAAIYVLVNLVVDLLYAFLDPRIRYD; translated from the coding sequence GTGCTTAACTATACAATCCGCAGGCTGCTGTCTGTCATACCTGTCATGCTCGTGGTCAGTATCATCGTATTCCTGCTCGTTCACCTGACACCTGGCAATCCGGCTTTCATCATCCTTGGTGAAGATGCCTCACCTGAAGCCGTCGCGCAGCTGGAAGAACAGCTTGGCCTGAATGAGCCACTGTACATACAATTTTTCGACTGGCTCAAACAAGTCATCACTGGCGACCTTGGAACAAGTGTGTATTCCTCCCAGCCGGTCACGGAACTGATTTTTGCCAATTTTGGCCCCACTTTCAGTTTGATGGCCTTGTCCCTGCTCTTTATCTTGGTCATCTCCATTCCGATTGCGATCCTGATTGTATCTTTACGCAAGACGATCCTGGATCCATTATTCACAAACGCATCCCTGCTCGGTGTGTCGGTTCCGGAATTCTGGCTCGCCATCTTGCTTGTGCTGGCGTTTGGGGTGACGTTCCCGATATTCCCGGTCGCCGGTTATATCCCACTTTCTGAAGGTTTCGGAGCCTGGCTTTATCATTTGCTTCTGCCTGCTTTTGTGCTTGCGCTTGTAGAAATCGGCATCATCGCAAGAATGCTCCGGGACAGCATGCTGGATTCCGTGAACCAGGATTATACAAAGACGGCACGGGCAAAAGGCGTCCGTGAACGCGATGTATTGATGAAACATGTTTTCGCCAATGCACTCATCCCGACAACGACTGTCCTTGGTGCCACTGTTGCGGGACTGCTCGGCGGAACGGTCATCATCGAAACGCTGTTCACCATCCCAGGAATCGGACAGCTGCTGATCGATTCGATTCACCGACGGGATTATCCAGTGATTCAAGGTGTCGTGCTATTCATTGCTGCTATCTATGTGTTAGTCAACCTTGTCGTCGATCTCTTGTATGCATTCCTGGATCCAAGGATCCGCTATGACTGA
- a CDS encoding ABC transporter permease: protein MMSKKRNIIALTIFLLIALATITANWWLPVSPAAMDANQRLLAPSGAHWFGTDDFGRDIFARVVVAARVSLAVGVIVAIIATVIGTLIGLVSGYFRKTDFILMRIVDGFLAFPALLLALALVAALGGSITNIVIALTIAFFPVMSRVVRSAVLQINNAQYIEAARTTGTGNIVILFKYILPNVLSPIIVQSTFIFAKAILAEAALSFLGVGVNPSTPTWGNMLQESQIYITIAPWFSIFPGIAIVITVLSLNILGDGLRDAFDPHSIKRKRKRKPKQTAPAA from the coding sequence ATGATGTCCAAGAAACGAAACATTATCGCCCTGACGATTTTCTTATTGATTGCCTTGGCAACGATCACCGCCAATTGGTGGCTGCCGGTCTCCCCTGCGGCAATGGATGCCAACCAGCGACTGCTTGCACCATCTGGCGCTCATTGGTTCGGCACCGATGATTTCGGCCGTGACATTTTTGCCCGCGTGGTCGTCGCCGCCCGTGTGTCTTTAGCTGTCGGTGTCATTGTAGCCATCATAGCGACAGTCATCGGTACATTGATCGGTCTTGTATCCGGCTATTTCCGTAAAACGGATTTTATCCTGATGCGGATTGTGGACGGATTTCTCGCTTTTCCTGCCCTGCTTTTGGCATTGGCGCTCGTAGCGGCGCTTGGCGGAAGCATCACGAATATCGTCATCGCCCTGACGATTGCTTTCTTCCCGGTCATGTCACGAGTGGTCCGCTCTGCCGTACTGCAAATCAACAACGCACAATATATCGAAGCAGCGCGGACAACAGGGACTGGAAATATCGTCATTTTATTTAAATATATACTGCCGAATGTACTCTCCCCCATCATTGTGCAAAGTACATTCATTTTTGCCAAAGCCATACTAGCAGAAGCTGCACTCAGCTTTCTCGGTGTCGGTGTCAATCCATCCACGCCGACTTGGGGAAATATGCTGCAGGAATCACAGATTTATATTACGATCGCTCCCTGGTTCTCGATTTTCCCTGGCATCGCAATCGTGATTACCGTCTTGTCGCTGAACATACTTGGCGACGGACTCCGGGATGCCTTCGATCCGCATAGCATCAAGAGAAAGCGGAAACGGAAACCAAAACAAACAGCACCAGCTGCCTAG
- a CDS encoding ABC transporter ATP-binding protein: MLEVKNLHVHLDTPAGLVKAVDGVSFRLEAGQTIGIVGESGSGKSVLAHSLTKLNPEPPATYPEGEILFEGENILTMDKKRLRNLRGKEIAMIFQDPMSSLNPVFKIGRQLMEAIQTHQKLPKKEARQKALELLADVGIPDPERRMHNYPHQFSGGMRQRVLIAIALAARPKLLIADEPTTALDVTIQAQIIELLKNIQKKYGTAIIMITHDLGVVANLADRILVMYAGKIVESGSTANIFYDTAMPYTWSLLRSIPRLDAAGSERLLHIEGNPPNLIHPPKGCNFHPRCPFARDACLQTDPALIERGTDHWAACVLSKPQFDEEKQAVAEQKGVLLS, from the coding sequence ATGCTAGAAGTAAAGAATCTGCATGTCCACCTGGATACACCAGCCGGCCTCGTCAAAGCGGTTGATGGTGTATCATTCCGGCTGGAAGCTGGGCAGACCATCGGCATCGTCGGGGAATCGGGCAGCGGAAAAAGCGTCCTTGCTCATTCACTGACAAAGCTGAACCCTGAACCACCAGCCACCTACCCTGAAGGAGAAATCCTCTTCGAAGGAGAAAACATCCTGACAATGGATAAAAAGCGCCTGCGCAACCTGCGCGGGAAAGAAATCGCGATGATTTTCCAAGATCCGATGTCGAGCCTGAATCCCGTTTTCAAAATCGGCAGACAGCTGATGGAAGCCATCCAGACCCATCAAAAGCTTCCCAAAAAAGAAGCGCGCCAAAAAGCGCTCGAACTGCTGGCAGATGTCGGTATCCCAGACCCGGAACGCCGGATGCATAATTATCCGCATCAATTTTCCGGAGGGATGCGCCAGCGCGTCCTGATTGCCATTGCACTCGCCGCCAGACCGAAGCTGCTCATCGCGGATGAACCGACAACAGCATTGGATGTGACGATCCAAGCCCAGATCATTGAACTATTGAAAAACATCCAAAAGAAATATGGAACAGCCATCATCATGATTACCCATGATCTTGGAGTCGTGGCAAATCTGGCAGATCGGATCCTTGTCATGTATGCCGGCAAAATCGTCGAGTCCGGCAGTACAGCAAATATTTTTTATGATACGGCCATGCCATATACATGGTCGCTGCTGCGCTCGATTCCAAGACTGGATGCGGCAGGTTCCGAACGGCTGCTGCATATCGAGGGGAATCCGCCTAATCTGATTCATCCGCCAAAAGGATGCAATTTCCATCCCCGATGCCCATTCGCACGGGATGCTTGTCTGCAAACCGATCCTGCGCTCATAGAACGCGGAACAGACCACTGGGCCGCTTGTGTTCTCAGCAAGCCGCAATTCGATGAAGAAAAACAAGCTGTAGCAGAGCAGAAAGGAGTGCTGCTATCTTGA
- a CDS encoding oligopeptide/dipeptide ABC transporter ATP-binding protein has translation MTALLEIKDLHVHFPIKNGVLQKTTGHVKALNGIDLTVNKGETLGIVGESGCGKSTLARSIVGLQKPTSGDILFNGKTYTDASSKELYELRRNMQMVFQDPYTSLNPRMKVSESIAAPLKAYKKTKNLESRVKELMELVGLNPDDHYHRLPHEFSGGQRQRIGIARAIALEPKLIVCDEPVSALDVSVQAQVINLFQDLQKKLDLTYVFIAHDLSVINHIADRVAVMYLGKVMEKSNRETFQTHAQHPYTNALLSAVPLPDPDKERARERIVLKGELPSPANPPSGCVFHTRCPKATEFCKTNIPAPEERGVPGQEVACFFPVGAEENARITL, from the coding sequence TTGACCGCATTATTGGAAATCAAGGATTTACACGTCCATTTCCCGATCAAGAATGGAGTCCTGCAGAAAACGACAGGTCATGTGAAGGCTTTGAATGGTATCGATTTGACTGTCAATAAAGGAGAAACCTTGGGGATTGTAGGGGAATCAGGCTGCGGGAAAAGCACACTTGCCAGAAGCATCGTCGGATTGCAAAAGCCCACTTCCGGCGATATCCTCTTTAACGGAAAAACGTATACAGATGCGTCTTCCAAGGAGCTTTACGAGCTGCGCCGCAATATGCAAATGGTTTTCCAGGATCCATATACCAGCCTGAATCCGCGCATGAAAGTGAGCGAAAGCATTGCCGCTCCGCTGAAGGCGTACAAAAAGACAAAAAATCTGGAATCCCGGGTAAAAGAGCTGATGGAGCTCGTCGGATTGAATCCCGATGATCATTATCACCGGCTGCCGCATGAATTCTCCGGCGGGCAGCGCCAGCGGATCGGAATCGCCCGCGCCATCGCCCTGGAGCCAAAGCTGATTGTCTGCGACGAGCCTGTCAGTGCACTGGATGTATCCGTCCAGGCCCAGGTCATCAATTTATTCCAGGATCTTCAGAAGAAATTGGATTTGACCTATGTCTTCATTGCACACGATCTTTCCGTGATCAATCATATCGCTGACCGCGTCGCTGTCATGTATCTAGGCAAAGTGATGGAAAAATCCAATCGCGAAACATTCCAGACGCATGCACAGCATCCCTATACAAATGCGCTGCTATCTGCTGTGCCTTTGCCGGATCCCGATAAAGAACGGGCACGGGAACGCATTGTGTTGAAAGGCGAACTGCCTTCCCCTGCCAACCCGCCATCCGGCTGCGTGTTCCATACCCGCTGCCCGAAAGCGACGGAATTCTGCAAAACCAACATACCCGCCCCGGAAGAACGCGGTGTTCCTGGACAGGAAGTAGCTTGCTTCTTTCCAGTCGGTGCGGAGGAGAATGCCAGGATTACATTATAA
- a CDS encoding NUDIX hydrolase, with translation MVLEKWLEWARRIQAISQAGLHFSKDVFDRERYEELQQLSAEIIADYSVQSKEQVRGMLAAEKGYPTPKLDIRGVVFRDGKLLLVKEKMDDRWSLPGGFCEVGLSAGENAVKEIKEESGYDVMPKKLLAVLDSDKHTDKPQMFHYYKIFLQCEIVGGGAQGSAETSEVGFFDETKLPPLSLKRNTEAQVQMLFGFLRNPDKLSVFD, from the coding sequence TGGAATGGGCCAGGAGGATACAGGCAATTTCCCAGGCAGGGCTGCATTTTTCAAAGGATGTATTCGATCGGGAGAGATACGAGGAGCTGCAGCAGCTCAGCGCGGAAATCATTGCTGATTATAGTGTGCAGTCAAAAGAACAAGTCAGGGGGATGCTCGCAGCCGAAAAAGGTTATCCCACACCTAAGCTGGATATACGAGGAGTCGTGTTCCGGGATGGAAAACTGCTGTTGGTGAAGGAGAAGATGGACGATCGCTGGTCGCTGCCTGGCGGATTTTGTGAGGTGGGATTATCGGCTGGTGAAAATGCGGTAAAGGAAATCAAAGAGGAGTCTGGATACGACGTGATGCCAAAGAAACTTTTAGCAGTGCTGGATTCAGATAAACATACCGACAAACCGCAAATGTTCCATTACTACAAAATCTTCCTGCAATGCGAGATTGTCGGCGGGGGAGCGCAGGGAAGCGCGGAGACAAGCGAAGTCGGATTCTTTGACGAAACCAAGCTCCCGCCATTGTCGCTGAAAAGAAATACGGAGGCGCAGGTTCAAATGCTGTTTGGATTTCTGCGTAACCCTGACAAACTGAGCGTGTTTGATTAG